In the Hordeum vulgare subsp. vulgare chromosome 7H, MorexV3_pseudomolecules_assembly, whole genome shotgun sequence genome, one interval contains:
- the LOC123409730 gene encoding solute carrier family 40 member 1-like: MEPGEEAGSAGHLVPLLDDHGGGGGGGLDASLLRRLYVGHFLARWGARMWEFSVGLYMIRIWPGSLLLAAVYGVVESSSVVVFGPMVGALVERLTYLQVLGLWLLVQSLSFITAGLSVTALLMYDKLKDTSFPVFLALVVVTNLSGALAALSTLAGTILIEREWVVVICSGHPPAVLTKTNSMIRRIDLSCKLLAPVLSGFIISFVSTQASAVALALWNVTSVWLQYWLFVSVYNGVPALSEDVQLRRRSTAALALAADEEVQRHGQDASDWKVGVTERLSILPCWESWAVYMRQEVMLPGVALAILYFTVLSFGTLMTATLDWKGIPAYVISLARGFSAVVGIAATLLYPVAHSWVSTLRTGLWSVWMQWCCLLLCVGSIWVSDGVASAWVLMAGVAASRLGLWMFDLAVMQLMQDGVPDSDRCVVGGVQNSLQSMFDLLTYIMGIIVSDPRDFSELIMLSFLLVTCAAFMYTLHVYRVRKHLLHLDKIFAKMGWCATFQ; the protein is encoded by the exons ATGGAGCCCGGGGAGGAGGCGGGGAGCGCCGGCCATCTCGTGCCTCTCCTCGACgaccacggcggcggcggcggcggtggcttgGACGCGTCCCTCCTGCGCCGCCTCTACGTCGGCCACTTCCTCGCCAGATGGGGTGCACG TATGTGGGAGTTCTCCGTGGGGCTGTACATGATCCGCATCTGGCCGGGCTCGCTGCTCTTGGCGGCCGTCTACGGCGTCGTCGAGTCCTCCTCCGTCGTCGTCTTCGGCCCCATGGTTGGCGCCCTCGTCGAGAGGCTCACGTATCTGCAG GTATTGGGCCTATGGCTGCTGGTTCAAAGCTTATCCTTCATCACTGCTGGACTCTCAGTAACAGCACTGCTTATGTACGATAAGCTGAAAGACACAAGCTTCCCGGTCTTCTTAGCTCTAGTCGTGGTGACTAACCTGTCGGGCGCGCTCGCAGCGCTCTCAACTCTTGCCGGCACCATACTGATTGAACGAGAATG GGTGGTGGTGATTTGCAGCGGGCATCCGCCGGCGGTACTGACGAAGACCAACTCGATGATCCGGAGGATCGACCTGAGCTGCAAGCTGCTGGCGCCGGTCCTGTCCGGGTTCATCATCAGCTTTGTGTCCACGCAGGCGTCCGCGGTGGCGCTTGCCCTGTGGAACGTCACCTCCGTGTGGCTGCAGTACTGGCTGTTCGTCTCCGTTTACAACGGCGTGCCCGCTCTCAGCGAGGACGTCCAGCTGAGAAGGAGGTCAACCGCGGCGCTGGCGCTGGCCGCGGACGAGGAGGTGCAGAGGCACGGCCAGGACGCGTCGGATTGGAAGGTGGGTGTTACGGAGCGGCTCTCCATCCTGCCCTGCTGGGAGTCCTGGGCTGTGTACATGAGGCAGGAGGTGATGCTGCCAGGGGTTGCTCTAGCCATCCTCTACTTCACTGTATTAAG CTTTGGTACGCTGATGACTGCAACTCTGGACTGGAAAGGCATCCCTGCGTACGTGATCAGTCTCGCACGGGGGTTCAGCGCCGTCGTCGGGATCGCGGCAACCTTGCTGTACCCGGTGGCGCACTCGTGGGTGTCCACGCTTCGCACAGGGCTCTGGTCCGTCTGGATGCAG TGGTGCTGCCTGCTGCTTTGCGTGGGCTCCATCTGGGTGAGCGACGGCGTGGCGTCGGCGTGGGTGCTCATGGCCGGCGTCGCGGCATCGCGCCTTGGCCTCTGGATGTTCGATCTGGCGGTCATGCAGCTGATGCAGGACGGTGTCCCGGACTCGGACCGGTGCGTCGTCGGAGGGGTTCAGAACTCGCTGCAGTCCATGTTCGACTTGCTCACCTACATCATGGGCATCATCGTCTCCGACCCCAGG GATTTCAGCGAGCTGATCATGCTGTCCTTCCTGCTGGTGACCTGTGCTGCGTTCATGTACACGCTGCACGTCTACCGCGTACGGAAGCACCTGTTGCACCTGGACAAGATCTTCGCCAAGATGGGTTGGTGTGCAACCTTCCAATAG